One Streptomyces sp. NBC_01217 genomic region harbors:
- a CDS encoding ABC transporter substrate-binding protein translates to MSLRHRGTAAVGLAVAAALSLSACGGGDGGSDASAKSGNGGDKKAAVATGGKDFADAAKKTAEYGTDAEPGQFPRTLTHAMGRTELKSAPKRVVVLDVGEFDNVVSLGVKPVGYAPSEGDAAIPSYLKKNAGNPKNVGTINNLNLEAIAGLKPDLILGSQLRAADKYDALSKIAPTVFSIRPGFTWKQNYLLNAAALDRTAKAQSELDAYEAKAKKLGEDVGPDKPTISMVRYMPDRIRLYAKASFIGTILGDAGLPRPKNQQIEDLAVEVSPERIDEADADWIFTGVYGDVKATKRDTTQSNPLWKNLKAVKDGRAKDVSDETWYLGLGVTAANLVLDDLRADLVK, encoded by the coding sequence ATGTCCCTTCGTCACCGCGGCACTGCCGCAGTCGGCCTGGCAGTGGCTGCCGCCCTTTCCCTCTCGGCCTGCGGGGGCGGCGACGGAGGCTCGGACGCCTCGGCCAAGTCAGGGAACGGCGGTGACAAGAAGGCGGCCGTCGCGACGGGCGGCAAGGACTTCGCCGACGCCGCGAAGAAGACGGCGGAGTACGGCACGGACGCCGAGCCAGGCCAGTTCCCCCGGACCCTCACCCACGCCATGGGCAGGACCGAGCTGAAGTCCGCGCCCAAGCGCGTCGTCGTGCTGGACGTCGGCGAGTTCGACAACGTCGTCTCGCTGGGTGTGAAGCCGGTCGGCTACGCCCCCTCCGAGGGCGACGCGGCCATCCCCTCGTACCTGAAGAAGAACGCGGGCAACCCGAAGAATGTCGGCACGATCAACAACCTCAACCTTGAGGCGATCGCCGGTCTGAAGCCCGACCTGATCCTCGGCAGCCAGCTGCGCGCCGCCGACAAGTACGACGCGCTCTCCAAGATCGCGCCGACCGTGTTCTCCATCCGCCCGGGCTTCACCTGGAAGCAGAACTACCTCCTCAACGCGGCGGCGCTGGACAGGACCGCCAAGGCACAGAGCGAGCTGGACGCGTACGAGGCGAAGGCGAAGAAGCTCGGCGAGGACGTCGGCCCGGACAAGCCGACCATCTCCATGGTCCGCTACATGCCGGACCGGATCCGCCTCTACGCCAAGGCGTCCTTCATCGGCACCATCCTCGGCGACGCGGGTCTGCCCCGGCCGAAGAACCAGCAGATCGAGGACCTCGCCGTGGAGGTCAGCCCGGAGAGGATCGACGAGGCCGACGCCGACTGGATCTTCACCGGCGTCTACGGCGACGTGAAGGCCACCAAGCGCGACACCACCCAGTCCAACCCGCTGTGGAAGAACCTCAAGGCGGTCAAGGACGGCCGGGCCAAGGACGTCTCCGACGAGACCTGGTACCTCGGCCTCGGTGTCACGGCCGCGAACCTGGTCCT
- a CDS encoding 3-oxoacyl-ACP reductase yields the protein MSQPLPLNGLSVIVTGAGRGLGRAEALELARLGASVVVNDYGQPGRDGSGEASATPAEEVAEEIRAAGGRAVAHLGDVSDHEQARALVELAVDTYGKLDVLVNNAGILRDRMVFSMTEDEWDSVIRVHLKGHFNTTHFAASHWRARSKESGGPVHGRIVNTSSEAFLAGSAGQPNYAAAKGGIVGLTTSTALALARYGVTANAICPRARTRMTEDVFAGLQEPADGRLDALAPEHVSPLVGYLASPAAAKVNGQLFVVHGGMVAIVERPRVAAKFDSSKETFSFDELDELLSPYYEDRPTGETFAAAEVLGLKRD from the coding sequence ATGTCACAACCCCTTCCCCTGAACGGCCTGTCCGTGATCGTCACGGGTGCGGGCCGCGGCCTCGGCCGCGCCGAAGCGCTGGAACTGGCGAGGCTCGGCGCGTCCGTCGTCGTCAACGACTACGGGCAGCCGGGCCGTGACGGCTCCGGTGAGGCGTCCGCGACCCCCGCGGAGGAGGTCGCCGAGGAGATCCGGGCGGCGGGCGGCCGCGCCGTCGCGCACCTCGGCGACGTCTCCGACCACGAGCAGGCCCGCGCCCTGGTGGAGCTGGCCGTCGACACGTACGGAAAGCTGGACGTCCTGGTCAACAACGCGGGCATCCTGCGCGACCGGATGGTCTTCTCGATGACGGAGGACGAGTGGGACTCCGTCATCAGGGTCCACCTCAAGGGCCACTTCAACACCACGCACTTCGCCGCGTCCCACTGGCGCGCCCGCTCCAAGGAGTCCGGCGGCCCGGTCCACGGGCGGATCGTCAACACCTCGTCGGAGGCGTTCCTGGCCGGTTCGGCGGGCCAGCCGAACTACGCGGCGGCCAAGGGCGGCATCGTCGGCCTCACCACCTCCACGGCCCTGGCCCTGGCCAGGTACGGCGTCACCGCCAACGCCATCTGCCCGCGGGCCCGCACCCGGATGACCGAGGACGTCTTCGCGGGCCTCCAGGAACCGGCGGACGGCCGGCTCGACGCGCTCGCCCCCGAGCACGTCTCGCCACTGGTCGGCTATCTGGCCTCCCCGGCGGCCGCCAAGGTCAACGGGCAGCTCTTCGTGGTGCACGGCGGGATGGTCGCGATCGTCGAACGCCCAAGGGTGGCGGCGAAGTTCGACTCCTCGAAGGAGACGTTCTCCTTCGACGAGCTGGACGAGCTGCTCTCCCCGTACTACGAGGACCGCCCGACGGGTGAGACCTTCGCCGCGGCCGAGGTGCTCGGCCTGAAACGGGACTGA